In one Streptomyces venezuelae genomic region, the following are encoded:
- a CDS encoding Asp23/Gls24 family envelope stress response protein — MAAQVAPRERGATRIADRVVAKIAARAAREAVDAVPADGSPPRATVSVHHEAARIRVSLELEYPCDIGGQCGAVRRHVTERVEALAGMDVPEVAVQVERLHSAQVRAAAQGRTR; from the coding sequence GTGGCGGCACAGGTCGCGCCCCGGGAGCGCGGCGCGACCCGGATCGCCGACCGGGTCGTCGCGAAGATCGCCGCGAGAGCGGCCCGTGAGGCGGTGGACGCGGTCCCGGCCGACGGCTCACCGCCCCGCGCCACGGTCTCCGTCCACCACGAGGCGGCCCGCATCCGCGTCAGCCTGGAGCTGGAGTACCCCTGCGACATCGGCGGGCAGTGCGGCGCGGTGCGTCGCCATGTCACCGAGCGGGTAGAGGCGTTGGCGGGGATGGACGTACCCGAGGTGGCCGTTCAGGTGGAGCGGCTCCACTCCGCGCAGGTGCGCGCCGCGGCACAGGGGAGGACACGATGA
- a CDS encoding DUF6286 domain-containing protein, which translates to MSEPHGGGTQPLPVVEQTEGELRQSASATAYDPLPTLSDDEEKASRFWSARRVPAALLALVVLGAAGLLLYDIVAVRADHPAMHWRRELAHQLGRRPLDDTAVLIGAAVAALLGLWLLVLAVTPGQRGILPMRRTHSDVRGGLYRGAAAMVLRDRAMDVPGVQSVRVRMKRSKVDVRAVSHFRELDDVRGDLDATIADGIRDLGLARVPGLSVHVARPGRKG; encoded by the coding sequence ATGAGTGAACCCCACGGGGGCGGCACCCAGCCGCTGCCGGTCGTCGAACAGACGGAGGGCGAGCTGCGCCAGTCGGCGTCCGCGACGGCGTACGACCCGCTGCCCACGCTCTCCGACGACGAGGAGAAGGCCTCCCGGTTCTGGTCGGCCCGCCGGGTGCCCGCCGCGCTCCTCGCCCTGGTGGTCCTCGGCGCCGCGGGACTGCTCCTCTACGACATCGTCGCCGTCCGGGCCGACCACCCCGCCATGCACTGGCGGCGCGAACTGGCCCACCAGCTCGGCAGGCGCCCCCTCGACGACACCGCGGTGCTCATCGGGGCCGCGGTCGCCGCCCTCCTGGGCCTCTGGCTCCTGGTCCTCGCCGTGACACCCGGGCAGCGCGGCATCCTGCCGATGCGCCGCACCCACTCCGACGTGCGCGGCGGCCTGTACCGCGGCGCCGCCGCCATGGTCCTGCGCGACCGTGCCATGGACGTGCCGGGCGTACAGTCCGTGCGGGTCCGGATGAAGCGCTCCAAGGTCGACGTGCGGGCCGTGTCCCACTTCCGTGAACTCGACGACGTACGCGGCGACCTGGACGCGACGATCGCCGACGGCATCCGCGATCTGGGCCTCGCCCGCGTCCCCGGACTCTCCGTCCACGTGGCCCGGCCCGGCAGGAAGGGGTGA